The Desulfuromonadaceae bacterium genome contains the following window.
CCGCATATTTCTCGACTGCAAAATTTTTCCGCCCCGCCGGTGAAAATCAGCGACGACTGAGAAATTTAACCGGTGACCAGCTTATTTGTCCTCTCTTACTTCCTCCAACGCCTCCATCAACAAGCTCAAAATGTGCACTGCGCGCTGCTGTTGCCCGGCATGATTGACCGCATCCTGCAACTGCATGATGCAGCCGGGGCAGTCGGTGGCGACCAGCGCCGCACCACTCTCTTCAATAAACCCGGCTTTTTTCGCCCCGATTTTCTTGGCGGTGTCGTAATGATAGACAGAATAAGTGCCGCCCAGGCCGCAGCAGGTGCCGGCGTCTTCCATTTCGACATAGTCAACTTGCGGCAGCGCCTTGAGAATTGCGCGCGGCTCTTTGGTGATCCCCTGGGTACGCAGATGGCAGGGGTCATGATAGGTCACCTTCATCCGCTTAGCGGCTTTCGGCAACGCGGCCAGTTTTTCCACCAGCCCCTGTTCGACCAGAAAGACGAAAATATCCTTGACGTTGGCGGTGAGTGGCGCGAACTCCGCCCCAAAATCCTGATAAACCTTCCCCAGCCCGGCGTGGCACGACGCACAGGCGGTGACGATGCAATCAACCGGAGTGGCGGTAAGCGCCTTGAGGTTCTGTTCCGCCAGCTGCTCAACCACCTCGCCCGCCCCGGCGCTGACGGCCGGAAGCCCGCAGCACCCTTGCCCGGCCGGAATCACCACCGTTACGCCGATAAACTGCAACGCCTTGAGCAGCGCTACGCCAACTTCGGGGTACATGTAGTTGATCCCGCAGCCGGTGAAAAAAGCCACGGTTGGTCGCCCCGCTGCCCCGGCAATCTTTTCCGGGTAACGTTCACGAAACGGTGTTGACGCAAGGGACGGCAGGGTACGGTCGGCGCTGATGAAAGGGGCGGGAAAGCGCAAGCGCAGACCGCTGCTTTGCGGTAATTTTTTAAAGAGTAAGGTGGATAATTTCCCCCCGGACTTGGCCAGCAGGTTCATCAGCTCCGGTCTGCTCAGGATCCCGGCAACGCCTTTGGCGAAGGTCGACAACCCTCTGCGTCGGGCAATCTCACGGCGCGTGGCGGCGACAATCTCATCGGTCGGCACGTTGTTCGGGCACTGGGCGCAGCAGCTGCCGCAGAGCAGGCACTGGGACATGTCGAGCAGGAACTTGTCTTCCAGATCGACCTCCCCCTTAAGGAGCGCGTCCGCCAACGCAATCTTCCCTCGCGCCACCCGCCCTTCGTGTTTTTCGGCACCGAACGCCGGGCAATGCGCCCGACAGGCCCCGCACTTGACACACTGGGCGATTTCTTCCTGATATTCGTCGAGTCGTTTCAGTTTTTTCATAGTGATATTTTTTATTCACCACGAAGGGCACGCAGATCACGAAGAAACCCTCACAGGTTAGGATGAAACAAAAATTCTCCGGGAGCATGTGCAATTTAAAGCCTCTAGCGCCCTTCTTCGTGAACTTCGTGGTGAGAAAACTCCTTAGCGTTGCAGAAAAATTTTCCCCGGATTGAGCACGTTGTTCGGATCGAGCGCTTTTTTGATCGTCTCCATGTAGGACTGCGCCTCGGCCGAAAGCTCCAGATTGATATATGGTGACTTCATGATGCCGACGCCATGCTCGCCACTCATCGTGCCCCCAAGGGCCAGCGCACCTTTAAAGACTGCTTCAATGGCGCGTTCCGCCTTTTCCAGCTGCCCCGGCCGCTTGCGGTCGATCATCACATTGACATGAATATTGCCGTCACCGGCATGGCCGAAATTGACAATCGAAATGCCGAGCTCTGCGCTGATCGCTTCAACCTTGCGGATCATCTCCGGGACTTTGCTGCGTGGCACACAAATATCTTCGTTGAACTTGTCCGGGTTGACTTTCCGCAGGCTGGCGGAGACTGAACGACGAATCTGCCAGAGCGCTTCACTTTCGGCGGACGTTTCGGCGATGCGGGTTTCGACCACCCCGAGGGGCTGGACAATGGCGGCGATCTTCTGCGCCTGTTTGTCTATCATCTCCCGGTCCCCGTCGACCTCGATGATCAGCAACGCTTTGGCACTCTCCGGGACATCGAGATCGGTTGCCTGGCGGACGCAGGCGATGGTCGCCGCGTCCATGAATTCGAGGGTGGTCGGAATGATTTTGCCACGGATGATCGCCGAGACCGCCTGCGCGGCACCGTCGATCGAAGCGAACAGCACCAGCATGGTTTTTTTCGCTTCCGGCAGCGGCAGCAGCTTGATGATAATCTTGGTGATGATCCCGAGCGTCCCTTCGGAGCCGCACATCAGCTTGGTCAGATCGTAGCCGACCACCCCTTTCATCGTCGGACCGCCGGTGCGGATGATGTCGCCGGTCGGGGTGACAATTTCGAGGCCGAGAATAAAATCCTTGGTGACCCCGTACTTGACGCAGCGCGGCCCGCCCGCGCATTCGGCGACATTGCCGCCAAGGGTGGAAAATTTCAGTGAAGCGGGATCGGGGGGGTAGAAGAGCCCGACCTTCTCGACCGCTTTCTGAAACTGTTCCGTGACCACGCCCGGTTCGACGGTGGCGACCAGATTGTCGGCGTCGATCTCCACGATCCGGTCGAGGCGCGTCATCGCCAGCACAATCCCTCCCGCAATCGGCAAACTGCCGCCGGTAAAGCCACTCCCGGAACCCCGCGGAAAGACCGGAATTTTTTCGGCATTTGCGAGGAGCATCAGCTGGGCGACCTCCTCGGTGCGCCCCGGATGGACCACCACATTCGGAAGATACTGCTGCTGGGTGGCGTCGTAGGAATAGCAGATCAGGTCGGCTTTAGCGGTGGAAACGTACTCCGCGCCGACGATTCGTTGCAGCTGTTTGATAATTTTTTCGCTGAGCATATTCAATCCTGTGGGGCGTGGGCTCATGATCTCGAAGGGCAGGGAAGTCCTGCGACGTGGGGCTTCTTCGTGCGCTCCATGAGCTTCGTGGTGAAATTAAGTTTTCATGATCGGCAAAATCGTCCCGCCGTCGGGAATAATCACGGTGCGCGGTGACGGCGGCAGCTGGTCATACGCCATCTGCAGCGCGGCGTCAAGATCGGCGGCCTTTTCCATCCCCATGCGGGCCGTTTGCTCGGCGTTGAAATGACTGATCAGGATCACCCGGAAGCGCCGCGCCTTGTCGAGCGTGGCATGGGCGGTCTGACCGTTAATTTCATAGTTGGCACGCAACGCCGTTTCGAATTCCTGCAAATCCTGATAGCGAAACCAGTCGAAAAAGGTCGCGTTGCCGAAACCGTCAGGACACGCGGCGAGCAGGATCAGGGTTCCCCCCGGGCGCAGGGCGTTGACTCCGTAATCGAGAGCCTTGTGACTCTGAATGAAGTTGATATCTTTCGGATGCCCGCCGCACGAGACAATCGCCAGCTCCGCTGGTTCTTCAAGCAACACGGTATAGATCTCTCGCGCCAGCTGACAGGCGGCCAGGTGGGCGGCCTCCAGCTCGCCGCAGAAGACTCCGGCAAACTGTTTATCGGGGGTCAGCACGGTGTTGAGGATGAAATCGGGGTGGACACGCTGCGCGGCGGCGAGGATCACCGCATGCACCGGGTTGCCATCGAGCTGACCGGTTTTTGCGCCCGGCTGCTTGCCGCCAATTTGCGGCGGGTTGAAGATCGCATAGTGCGTTGCCATGCAGGTGGCACGGCTGGCAACGCCGGGAACCAGCGCTTTGCGACCGCCCCCGAAGCCGGCAAAATAGTGCAACCCGACAGTGCCGGTAACGATGACGCGGTCGGCGGCAACGATCCGGCGGTTGATCTGAACCGGAAGCCCGTCCGCCGTTGTCCCCAGATCGACCAGTTGCTCGGGGTCGTCACAATCGTGATCGATGACAGTGATGCGACCGAAAAGCGGGCCAAGGATCTTGCGGTGTTCCGCTGCCGTCTGTTGGCGATGAATGCCAAGGGCGATGACGATCAGGATATCATCATCTTTAATCCCGGCGGCGTTCAGTTCGGCAACCACCAGCGGCAGGTAGATTTCACTGCCGGTATAACGGGTGATATCCGAAGTGATGATGGCAACCGTTTCTCCGCGGCGGACGATCGCGTTGAGCGGCAGGGTTCCGAGTGGATGCGCTAGCGCGGTGCGGATCAGTTCTTCCGCCGGAGGGATATCCGGGGTGCAGACCGGGCGCAGAACCGTGGCGTTGGTGATTGTGCAGGCGCAGATGTCGAGGCCGTATTTAAGCTTTACCATAAAGACAATCTTTCAGGGGCACCTCTTGATTGTAACGGAAGATCCACGCGCCTGTCCACAGGTAGCTGCGCAGCAAGCCGCGTTATCACCACCGTGCCGGTCGGCATCAGCCCATACGTAAACGGACAAAACTTGCCAGATCGGGGCATTGCATAAACGGATTATTGGCCAGCTCGAAGCCGATCGTCGAGGTTGGATGGGGACCGTAATCATGACCGGGGTAGACTCGCGTTTCGTGGGCAAAGGTCGCCAGCCTTTTCAGGCTGCCAAAGAGTGCTTGCGGGTCACCACCGGGGAGATCCGCCCGCCCGCAACGCGTGACAAAGAGGGTATCACCAGTAATCAGCGCGCCGGGAGGATTGAGCGTGATCGATCCCGGCGTATGGCCGGGGGTGTGCAACACCCGCACGC
Protein-coding sequences here:
- a CDS encoding (Fe-S)-binding protein, which produces MKKLKRLDEYQEEIAQCVKCGACRAHCPAFGAEKHEGRVARGKIALADALLKGEVDLEDKFLLDMSQCLLCGSCCAQCPNNVPTDEIVAATRREIARRRGLSTFAKGVAGILSRPELMNLLAKSGGKLSTLLFKKLPQSSGLRLRFPAPFISADRTLPSLASTPFRERYPEKIAGAAGRPTVAFFTGCGINYMYPEVGVALLKALQFIGVTVVIPAGQGCCGLPAVSAGAGEVVEQLAEQNLKALTATPVDCIVTACASCHAGLGKVYQDFGAEFAPLTANVKDIFVFLVEQGLVEKLAALPKAAKRMKVTYHDPCHLRTQGITKEPRAILKALPQVDYVEMEDAGTCCGLGGTYSVYHYDTAKKIGAKKAGFIEESGAALVATDCPGCIMQLQDAVNHAGQQQRAVHILSLLMEALEEVREDK
- a CDS encoding FAD-binding protein — its product is MLSEKIIKQLQRIVGAEYVSTAKADLICYSYDATQQQYLPNVVVHPGRTEEVAQLMLLANAEKIPVFPRGSGSGFTGGSLPIAGGIVLAMTRLDRIVEIDADNLVATVEPGVVTEQFQKAVEKVGLFYPPDPASLKFSTLGGNVAECAGGPRCVKYGVTKDFILGLEIVTPTGDIIRTGGPTMKGVVGYDLTKLMCGSEGTLGIITKIIIKLLPLPEAKKTMLVLFASIDGAAQAVSAIIRGKIIPTTLEFMDAATIACVRQATDLDVPESAKALLIIEVDGDREMIDKQAQKIAAIVQPLGVVETRIAETSAESEALWQIRRSVSASLRKVNPDKFNEDICVPRSKVPEMIRKVEAISAELGISIVNFGHAGDGNIHVNVMIDRKRPGQLEKAERAIEAVFKGALALGGTMSGEHGVGIMKSPYINLELSAEAQSYMETIKKALDPNNVLNPGKIFLQR
- the larA gene encoding nickel-dependent lactate racemase — translated: MVKLKYGLDICACTITNATVLRPVCTPDIPPAEELIRTALAHPLGTLPLNAIVRRGETVAIITSDITRYTGSEIYLPLVVAELNAAGIKDDDILIVIALGIHRQQTAAEHRKILGPLFGRITVIDHDCDDPEQLVDLGTTADGLPVQINRRIVAADRVIVTGTVGLHYFAGFGGGRKALVPGVASRATCMATHYAIFNPPQIGGKQPGAKTGQLDGNPVHAVILAAAQRVHPDFILNTVLTPDKQFAGVFCGELEAAHLAACQLAREIYTVLLEEPAELAIVSCGGHPKDINFIQSHKALDYGVNALRPGGTLILLAACPDGFGNATFFDWFRYQDLQEFETALRANYEINGQTAHATLDKARRFRVILISHFNAEQTARMGMEKAADLDAALQMAYDQLPPSPRTVIIPDGGTILPIMKT
- a CDS encoding MBL fold metallo-hydrolase, which encodes MLNIIQIPAGEMNNFSYLLWCSETCEALGVDPSLAPEKMLAALTEHRLTLKILVNTHGHHDHAAGNDVILTATKAHLAAHPAAEIDADMSIDEGALLPVGKSSVRVLHTPGHTPGSITLNPPGALITGDTLFVTRCGRADLPGGDPQALFGSLKRLATFAHETRVYPGHDYGPHPTSTIGFELANNPFMQCPDLASFVRLRMG